In a genomic window of Scheffersomyces stipitis CBS 6054 chromosome 4, complete sequence:
- a CDS encoding putative tyrosyl-DNA phosphodiesterase, translating to MAESRKRSAAFLSASRHWSSKKSEPESKNTEDTDNDDVVITKVVPLTQSDNSTPINKKQKLATSIRKASPIKLLSNPSYDDEVEAIVNKDTISIEDLLGASDLDETFQFNFTVDLPMFLRYLNPKFQRNGKKITFVTGSVLLDPSDPDTSIFKNQFNISEVTAAIPNRFGTHHTKMMVNFFEDKSCEIVIMSFNLNKIDVVGLTQTLWRSGRLQLETEDSVKLERGENFKRDFMNYLKKYNSPVVTSLADRLQSYDFHSIDVELLASAPGKYEITNLTDKDEVYGYGKLYQILKRNNLLVDNTKGDKLYNFLSQVTSISYPFNVRGSQTASVFSHLLAPLVFSGGSNGFKILLPGSDSTSKHQKDNYYLPHMVYPTVKEIANNNVGFGAGQAVHMKHTKSDTHRYQYQQNIRPYLRKWNSSGSDIVTGRESVVPHCKYFMCDNGDNFSSLKWALVGSHNLSKQAWGSPVPKSTNPNKYEISSFELGVVVFPKEGEKLVPAYGEDTVNDDKAIPLRMPFSLPPTKYTAQDEPWSEWVSYGELKDKFGQTYNLSK from the coding sequence ATGGCAGAATCCAGGAAACGCTCAGCTGCGTTCCTTTCTGCTTCTCGTCATTGGTCTTCGAAAAAGTCAGAGCCtgaactgaaaaatactGAGGATACTGACAATGATGATGTAGTAATTACAAAAGTAGTCCCATTGACCCAGTCAGACAATTCAACTCCAAtaaacaagaaacaaaagcTAGCTACGAGTATACGAAAAGCGTCTCCTATCAAATTGCTTCTGAATCCAAGCTACGATGACGAAGTCGAAGCTATCGTAAATAAAGACACGATCCTGATCGAAGACTTACTAGGTGCTTCAGACCTAGACGAGACCTTTCAGTTCAATTTCACTGTAGATTTGCCAATGTTCTTGAGATATTTAAATCCGAAATTCCAGAGGAATGGGAAGAAAATTACCTTTGTCACTGGttcagttcttcttgatccATCTGATCCTGATACTctgatcttcaagaaccaGTTCAATATCAGCGAAGTCACAGCTGCGATTCCCAATCGGTTCGGAACTCATCATACCAAAATGAtggtcaacttctttgaGGATAAGAGCTGTGAAATTGTCATTATgtctttcaacttgaacaaaatcGATGTGGTGGGACTTACTCAAACGCTTTGGAGATCTGGTAGATTGCAGTTGGAAACCGAAGATTCGGTGAAATTGGAGCGTggtgaaaatttcaaacgTGACTTTAtgaactacttgaagaaatacaaTAGTCCCGTAGTCACTAGTTTGGCTGACAGACTTCAATCGTATGACTTTCACTCTATCGATGTAGAGCTTCTTGCTTCAGCACCAGGTAAATACGAAATCACAAATCTAACTGataaagatgaagtttATGGCTACGGAAAGTTATACCagatattgaagagaaataaTTTGCTAGTGGATAACACGAAGGGAGACAAGTTGTATAACTTCCTTTCACAGGTGACTTCTATTTCATATCCTTTCAATGTCCGCGGAAGCCAAACTGCCTCTGTCTTCAGCCATCTTCTTGCTCCCTTAGTCTTTTCTGGAGGCTCGAATGGTTTCAAGATTCTACTTCCAGGATCGGATAGTACATCCAAACACCAAAAAGACAACTACTATTTACCCCACATGGTGTATCCTACAGTAAAGGAAATAGCAAATAACAATGTAGGATTTGGAGCAGGACAAGCAGTGCACATGAAACATACAAAGTCTGATACTCACAGATACCAATACCAACAGAATATCCGGCCGTACTTGAGAAAGTGGAATTCGTCCGGTTCAGACATAGTCACGGGGAGAGAACTGGTAGTTCCACATTGTAAATACTTCATGTGCGACAACGGTGATAACTTTTCATCCTTGAAGTGGGCATTGGTTGGAAGTCACAACTTGTCTAAACAGGCCTGGGGATCACCAGTTCCCAAATCTACGAATCCAAATAAGTACGAAATCTCAAGCTTCGAGTTGGGAGTGGTAGTATTTCCTAAAGAAGGCGAGAAATTGGTACCTGCTTATGGAGAAGACACAGTGAATGACGATAAAGCTATTCCATTAAGGATGCCCTTCAGTCTTCCTCCGACGAAGTACACCGCCCAAGATGAGCCATGGAGTGAATGGGTCAGCTACGGCGAATTAAAGGACAAATTTGGACAAACCTACAACTTGAGCAAGTAG